Proteins from a single region of Pleurocapsa minor HA4230-MV1:
- the rnc gene encoding ribonuclease III, with translation MQHQLPNFNNSSLFELALTHSSYVNENPQSADNERLEFLGDAVLGFVIAEMLYKMYPTINEAQLTQMRSRLVDEKQLGQLGAKFGLGKLMRLGKGTDKDGGRTNASLLNDTFEATIGAYFLDAGTEAVREYILPIFQPLARQLVTDFSNSQVSAQPDLDLLKPQATFIDSKNRLQQWALANYQTKPEYQIIAESGPDHAKEFTAQVSIQGKIYGTGKDRRKQEAEKRAAEAAWIKVN, from the coding sequence ATGCAGCATCAACTACCGAACTTCAATAACTCTAGCTTGTTTGAACTTGCTTTAACCCACAGTTCCTATGTCAACGAAAATCCTCAATCAGCAGACAATGAACGGTTAGAATTTTTGGGTGACGCGGTATTGGGATTCGTGATTGCCGAGATGCTATACAAGATGTATCCGACGATTAATGAAGCTCAACTAACTCAGATGCGATCGCGACTGGTGGATGAAAAGCAGTTAGGTCAGCTAGGGGCAAAATTCGGTTTAGGCAAACTTATGCGCTTGGGGAAAGGGACAGATAAAGATGGTGGCAGAACTAATGCTTCTTTACTCAATGACACTTTTGAAGCCACAATCGGCGCATATTTTTTAGATGCAGGAACAGAGGCTGTGCGTGAGTATATTTTGCCAATATTTCAACCTTTGGCTAGACAATTAGTTACCGATTTTAGTAATTCTCAGGTGAGCGCGCAACCAGATCTAGATTTATTAAAACCCCAAGCAACCTTTATCGATAGCAAAAACCGCCTTCAGCAGTGGGCATTAGCTAATTATCAAACCAAACCTGAATATCAAATTATTGCCGAATCTGGGCCAGACCACGCCAAAGAGTTCACCGCTCAAGTATCAATTCAGGGAAAAATCTACGGCACTGGCAAAGATCGTCGTAAACAGGAAGCAGAAAAGAGAGCCGCCGAAGCAGCTTGGATTAAGGTCAATTAA
- a CDS encoding RimK/LysX family protein, with translation MIGWREFVTLPQLKIGRIKAKIDTGARSSAIHAFNIQERSQNGKKIIRFEIHPFQRDDQTIITTEAELLEYRKIRNSGGTAQFRPVIKTNIEVGKYTWAIELSLTNRDVMGFRMLLGRQAVRNKFLVDPGSSFLQSCRKP, from the coding sequence ATCATTGGCTGGCGAGAATTTGTCACTTTACCTCAGCTAAAAATTGGCAGAATTAAGGCAAAAATAGATACAGGAGCAAGGTCTTCAGCGATTCATGCGTTTAATATCCAAGAGCGATCGCAAAACGGCAAAAAAATTATTCGCTTTGAGATTCATCCCTTCCAGCGTGATGATCAGACCATAATTACCACCGAAGCAGAATTATTGGAATACCGCAAAATACGTAACTCTGGGGGAACAGCGCAATTTAGACCAGTGATCAAAACGAATATTGAAGTAGGTAAATACACTTGGGCGATCGAATTATCTTTAACCAATAGAGATGTGATGGGCTTTCGGATGCTGCTGGGAAGACAAGCCGTTCGCAATAAGTTTTTAGTCGATCCTGGTAGTTCTTTTCTTCAAAGTTGTCGCAAACCATAA
- the rimK gene encoding 30S ribosomal protein S6--L-glutamate ligase, with translation MKIAILSQNPHLYSTKRLREAGQEQGHDMRVIDYLRCYMNITSKKPTIVYKGQPLENFDAIIPRIGASKTFYGTAVVRQFEVMDVFSPNQSQAISRSRDKLRSMQILAREGVGLPITGFAHATQDIDGLIEMVGGAPLVIKLLEGTQGIGVVLAETYQAAKSVIEAFRGLDANILVQEFIKEAGGADLRCFVVGDQVIAGMKRQSAEGEFRSNLHRGGNAEEALLSPEEIETAIRAAQAMGLKIAGVDLLRSNHGPVVMEVNSSPGLEGIESATGIDVAGKIIEFISKNAEQIEERDHSSGILSDRIRY, from the coding sequence ATGAAAATAGCAATTCTTTCGCAGAACCCTCATCTCTACTCGACTAAGCGCTTAAGAGAAGCAGGGCAAGAACAGGGGCATGATATGAGAGTGATTGATTACCTACGCTGCTATATGAACATCACGTCTAAAAAGCCCACTATTGTCTATAAAGGTCAGCCCCTGGAGAATTTTGATGCCATTATTCCCCGCATTGGCGCGTCGAAAACTTTTTATGGCACGGCGGTAGTCAGGCAGTTTGAAGTAATGGATGTTTTTAGCCCTAATCAATCCCAGGCGATTTCCCGTAGTCGAGATAAACTACGTTCGATGCAGATTTTGGCGAGGGAAGGGGTAGGTTTACCCATTACAGGATTTGCCCATGCCACTCAAGATATTGATGGATTAATTGAGATGGTTGGTGGCGCACCGTTAGTGATTAAACTTCTAGAAGGTACTCAAGGTATTGGCGTAGTGCTAGCAGAAACCTATCAAGCAGCTAAATCAGTAATTGAAGCCTTTCGCGGTTTGGATGCCAATATTTTAGTTCAGGAGTTTATCAAAGAAGCTGGGGGAGCCGATTTACGCTGTTTTGTAGTGGGGGATCAGGTAATCGCTGGGATGAAACGTCAGAGCGCAGAAGGAGAATTTCGTTCTAATCTTCATCGCGGTGGCAATGCCGAAGAAGCCTTACTATCACCTGAAGAAATTGAGACGGCAATTAGGGCTGCTCAAGCTATGGGCTTAAAAATTGCTGGCGTAGATTTATTGCGTTCTAATCATGGCCCTGTAGTGATGGAGGTGAATTCTTCTCCTGGATTAGAAGGAATTGAAAGCGCAACGGGAATTGATGTAGCTGGTAAAATTATTGAATTTATTAGCAAAAATGCCGAACAAATAGAAGAGCGGGATCATTCTTCTGGCATATTGAGCGATCGCATTAGATACTAG
- a CDS encoding succinylglutamate desuccinylase/aspartoacylase family protein translates to MSDNIIEIAKEIIAPGELRRFELPVTRLATKTLVSLPITVVNGIEPGHTLWLSGAIHGDELNGVEIIAQVLGRIDPLKLKGTVIAVSIVNVFGFIEQSRYLPDRRDLNRSFPGSENGSLASRLANLFMREIVERSDYGIDLHTAAVHRINLPQIRANLEDKTTYHCAQAFSAPLMMHSSTRDGSLRHAATKKGIPVLLYEAGEALRLNPLAIKVGISGIFGVMKHLDMYEHELVPSIGESLQAKKSKWIRASYGGIFHLLVHLGDRVTRKQELGYITNAFGERRVPIRATIEGIVISHIQNPLVNQGDAIVHLAII, encoded by the coding sequence GTGTCAGATAATATTATTGAAATTGCCAAGGAAATCATAGCCCCAGGAGAATTACGCCGTTTTGAGCTGCCTGTAACCCGTTTGGCCACTAAAACCCTGGTTTCTCTACCGATTACTGTCGTTAATGGGATTGAGCCAGGACATACTCTCTGGCTTAGTGGGGCGATTCACGGTGATGAACTAAACGGAGTGGAAATTATTGCTCAAGTTTTGGGGCGGATCGATCCTCTCAAACTTAAGGGAACAGTCATTGCCGTTTCGATTGTCAATGTCTTTGGCTTTATCGAACAATCGCGCTATTTACCCGATCGCCGAGATTTGAACCGCTCTTTCCCTGGCTCGGAAAATGGCTCTCTAGCTTCGCGATTAGCCAACTTATTTATGCGCGAAATTGTGGAACGGAGTGATTATGGCATCGATCTCCATACTGCTGCGGTACATCGCATTAATTTGCCCCAAATTCGAGCTAATTTAGAAGACAAAACTACTTATCATTGCGCTCAAGCTTTTAGCGCACCTTTAATGATGCACTCCAGTACTAGAGATGGCTCTTTACGTCATGCAGCGACTAAAAAAGGTATTCCTGTGCTGCTTTATGAAGCTGGGGAAGCTTTGCGTCTCAATCCTTTAGCGATTAAAGTTGGTATTTCTGGGATTTTTGGCGTGATGAAGCATTTAGATATGTATGAACACGAACTTGTCCCCTCCATCGGCGAATCGCTTCAAGCAAAAAAAAGTAAATGGATTCGAGCGTCTTATGGTGGTATTTTTCATCTCTTAGTCCATCTGGGCGATCGCGTTACTAGAAAGCAAGAGTTAGGCTACATTACTAATGCTTTTGGTGAAAGAAGAGTTCCTATCCGCGCCACGATCGAGGGTATTGTGATTAGTCATATTCAGAATCCACTGGTTAATCAAGGCGATGCCAT